Proteins co-encoded in one Medicago truncatula cultivar Jemalong A17 chromosome 8, MtrunA17r5.0-ANR, whole genome shotgun sequence genomic window:
- the LOC11419978 gene encoding protein GRAVITROPIC IN THE LIGHT 1: METVKPKSAMNSRSKKFAKTFQKVISLKSATKIASNNGICMLNSHLKVKEDEDPFTDHHQMKINSKNQHKNKVRNKAVMEALIARLFAGVTTIKASYAELQMAQHPYNNDSIQAADQAVVDELRAISELKRRFLKKELDLSPQVTIMLAEIQEQQSIMKTYEITIKKLQGEVDARDSQISTLRKKLDECISFNKSLEKKLNSNASLSLFVNLELSMLNHTHFVYFLHHTLRSIRNFVKLMIEEMESANWDVEAAVKFIHPNAVFTKPSHRCFAFESFVCITMFEGFNYPNFIVSNDPLHNIHQNHYFDKFKRLKSLNPKQYLENNPNSSFAKFLKSKYLQVVHAKMECSLFGNLNQRKLVNSGGYPDSAFFLAFAEMAKRVWTLHYLALSFQEDVSIFQVKKNTRFSEVYMESVTEESVSTSCSGDSTDSNSGEFRVVFTVVPGFNIGKTVIQSQVYLSLVDSSTS, translated from the coding sequence ATGGAAACTGTGAAACCAAAATCAGCAATGAACAGCAGGAGTAAGAAATTTGCAAAGACATTCCAGAAAGTTATTAGCCTCAAAAGTGCAACAAAAATTGCttcaaacaatggaatttgCATGCTCAACTCACATCTCAAAGTGAAGGAAGATGAAGATCCTTTCACAGATCATCATCAGATGAAAATTAATAGCAAGAACCAACACAAGAACAAGGTTAGAAACAAAGCAGTTATGGAGGCTCTAATAGCAAGGCTTTTTGCAGGAGTTACAACCATAAAAGCATCTTATGCAGAGCTTCAAATGGCTCAACATCCTTACAACAATGATTCAATACAAGCAGCTGATCAAGCAGTGGTTGATGAACTAAGAGCCATCTCAGAATTGAAAAGAAGGTTCTTGAAAAAAGAGCTTGATCTTTCACCTCAAGTTACAATAATGCTAGCTGAGATTCAAGAACAACAAAGCATAATGAAAACCTATGAAATCACCATCAAGAAGCTTCAAGGAGAAGTTGATGCAAGAGACTCTCAAATCTCAACCCTCAGAAAAAAACTTGATGAGTGCATTTCATTCAACAAATCACTTGAAAAAAAGCTCAACTCAAATGCTTCTTTGTCACTCTTTGTTAACCTTGAACTTTCAATGTTGAATCATACAcactttgtttattttcttcaccATACTTTGAGATCAATAAGAAATTTTGTGAAACTTATGATTGAAGAAATGGAATCAGCAAATTGGGATGTTGAAGCAGCTGTTAAATTCATCCATCCAAATGCAGTTTTCACCAAACCAAGTCATCGCTGTTTTGCTTTTGAATCATTTGTTTGCATAACAATGTTTGAAGGCTTCAACTATCCAAATTTCATTGTTTCAAATGACCCACTTCACAATATTCACCAAAATCACTACTTTGACAAATTCAAGAGGTTAAAATCTCTGAATCCAAAACAGTACTTAGAAAACAATCCAAATTCATCTTTTGCCAAGTTTCTAAAATCCAAATACCTTCAAGTTGTACATGCCAAAATGGAGTGTTCTTTATTTGGAAATTTGAACCAGAGGAAGCTAGTGAATTCTGGAGGGTATCCAGATTCTGCTTTTTTCTTAGCTTTTGCTGAGATGGCAAAGCGCGTTTGGACACTGCATTACTTGGCATTGTCATTTCAAGAAGATGTTAGCATTTTTCAGGTCAAGAAGAATACTAGGTTCTCTGAGGTTTACATGGAAAGTGTCACAGAAGAATCAGTTTCAACTTCATGTTCAGGGGATTCTACTGATTCTAATTCCGGCGAGTTTCGGGTGGTTTTCACAGTGGTGCCTGGTTTCAACATTGGTAAGACAGTGATACAGAGTCAGGTTTATCTGTCTTTGGTGGATTCTTCTACAAGTTAG
- the LOC11417034 gene encoding probable glutathione S-transferase, with the protein MMGNQDVKLLNFLLSPVGRRVEWALKLKGVEFDYIEEDIFNKSSLLLEMNPVHKKVPVLVHGQKSIAESLIILEYIDETWKQYPLLPPDPYQRSRARFWAKLSDEKLALGSWIALIKKGNEWEKALKEAREIMEKLEEDIKGKKFFGGDTIGYLDLTLGWITCFLPIWEEIGSTQILDPLKCPSISSWKINFLSHPIIKECLPPRDEMILYCHRRIKEYSSTHRG; encoded by the exons atgatgGGAAACCAAGATGTAAAGCTGCTTAACTTTTTATTGAGTCCAGTTGGTCGTAGAGTTGAATGGGCTCTAAAACTCAAGGGTGTTGAGTTTGATTATATAGAAGAAGATATCTTCAACAAAAGTAGTCTTCTTTTGGAAATGAACCCGGTTCATAAGAAAGTTCCAGTTCTTGTTCATGGCCAGAAGTCAATTGCAGAGTCGCTGATTATTCTTGAATACATTGATGAAACATGGAAGCAATATCCATTGCTGCCTCCTGATCCTTATCAAAGATCTCGGGCTCGCTTTTGGGCTAAGTTATCTGATGAAAAG CTTGCACTGGGTTCATGGATTGCATTGATTAAGAAAGGTAATGAATGGGAAAAAGCTCTAAAGGAGGCAAGAGAAATCATGGAGAAGTTAGAAGAGGATATAAAGGGGAAGAAATTCTTTGGTGGGGACACTATTGGGTACCTTGATCTTACTCTTGGATGGATCACTTGTTTTCTTCCAATTTGGGAAGAAATTGGGTCAACGCAGATACTTGACCCATTAAAATGTCCTTCCATCTCTTCATGGAAGATCAACTTTCTGAGCCATCCTATCATCAAGGAGTGTTTGCCACCAAGGGATGAAATGATTCTTTATTGCCACCGTCGCATAAAGGAGTATTCTTCAACTCATCGTGGTTAA
- the LOC11413814 gene encoding pollen receptor-like kinase 5, translating into MFHEREFISIIILFMIAFCFLPSSTADTDAQILVNFKSFLSNADALNNWSNDSINVCTWTGLICINQTILHGLRLENMGLSGTINVDILMKLSNLKSFSVINNNFEGTMPSFNKIVGLRALFLTKNKFSGEIPDDAFEGLRWLKRVFLAENGFKGHIPKSLAQLPRLYDIDLHGNSFDGNIPDFLQSGFRVFNLSNNQLEGAIPEGLRNEDPSVFAGNKGLCGKPLEQPCSESHSAPREEENEKEPKKRHVLISIIAFVVVLILASILALLFIRYRRKKAAEKSIWNMENAQSQSHNTNTSTASTSEAKSIVVESKKNKDEDLNFVTNERVEFDLQDLLRASAEVLGSGSFGSTYKAMVLTGPVVVVKRFKHMNKVGKKEFYDHMRRLGRLTHPNLLPLVAFYYGKDEKLLIHDFAENGSLASHLHGRHCELDWATRLKIIKGVARGLAYLYREFPDEKLPHGHLKSSNVVLDHSFEPFLTEYGLVEVTDLNHAQQFMVGYKSPEVSQHEGPSEKSDVWCLGILILELLTGKFPANYLRHGKGANEDLAMWVESIVRDGWSGEVLDKSIGGGSRGEEGEMLKLLRIGMSCCEWSLENRLGWKEAVAKIEELKEMDHVGVGGGVQSQDSDLSL; encoded by the exons ATGTTTCATGAAAGAGAATTCATCTCTATTATCATTCTCTTCATGATAGCCTTTTGTTTCTTACCATCCTCAACAGCTGACACAGATGCTCAAATTCTAGTGAACTTCAAAAGCTTCTTATCCAATGCAGATGCTTTAAACAATTGGAGTAACGATTCTATTAATGTGTGCACATGGACTGGTTTAATATGCATCAATCAAACTATACTTCATGGTTTGAGACTAGAAAATATGGGACTAAGTGGAACAATTAATGTTGACATCCTTATGAAATTGTCCAATTTGAAGAGTTTTAGTGTTATTAACAATAATTTTGAGGGTACAATGCcttcattcaataaaattgtggGATTAAGGGCATTGTTTctgaccaaaaataaattctctGGTGAAATTCCTGATGATGCTTTTGAAGGGTTAAGATGGCTCAAGAGAGTATTCTTAGCAGAAAATGGATTTAAGGGTCATATTCCTAAATCCCTTGCTCAATTGCCTAGACTTTATGATATTGATTTACATGGAAATAGCTTTGATGGCAATATACCAGATTTTCTACAGAGTGGTTTCAGAGTGTTTAATTTATCTAACAATCAATTGGAGGGTGCAATACCAGAAGGTTTGAGAAATGAGGATCCAAGTGTTTTTGCAG GCAACAAAGGTCTGTGCGGAAAACCTCTTGAACAGCCCTGCAGCGAAAGCCATAGTGCTCCGCGTGAAGAAGAAAACGAAAAAGAACCTAAGAAACGCCATGTTCTTATTAGTATTATTGCATTTGTGGTAGTGCTTATATTGGCTTCAATACTGGCACTTTTGTTCATTCGATACCGTAGAAAGAAAGCTGCAGAAAAATCAATTTGGAATATGGAGAATGCACAATCACAGTCTCATAACACCAACACCAGTACAGCTTCCACGAGTGAGGCCAAATCAATTGTAGTTGAATCCAAGAAAAACAAAGATGAAGATTTGAACTTCGTTACGAACGAAAGGGTTGAGTTTGATTTGCAGGACTTGTTAAGGGCCTCAGCAGAGGTTTTGGGAAGTGGAAGTTTTGGATCCACTTACAAGGCTATGGTATTGACAGGACCAGTTGTTGTAGTGAAAAGATTTAAGCACATGAACAAAGTTGGCAAAAAAGAGTTCTATGATCATATGAGAAGGCTTGGAAGGTTGACACATCCTAATCTACTCCCTCTAGTTGCATTCTATTATGGAAAAGATGAGAAGCTTTTGATACACGATTTTGCAGAAAATGGCAGCTTGGCAAGTCATCTTCACG GTAGACATTGTGAGTTGGATTGGGCAACACGTTTGAAGATAATCAAAGGAGTAGCTAGAGGTTTAGCTTACCTTTACAGAGAATTTCCGGACGAAAAGTTACCACATGGACATCTAAAATCATCGAATGTTGTGTTAGACCATTCATTTGAGCCTTTTTTAACTGAGTATGGACTTGTGGAAGTAACTGACTTGAACCATGCTCAACAGTTCATGGTAGGCTACAAGTCCCCAGAGGTGAGTCAACATGAAGGGCCGAGCGAGAAGAGCGACGTATGGTGTTTAGGGATACTTATATTGGAGCTATTGACAGGGAAGTTCCCTGCAAATTATTTGAGGCATGGGAAGGGAGCAAATGAAGATTTAGCAATGTGGGTGGAATCTATAGTGAGGGATGGGTGGAGTGGAGAAGTGTTGGATAAAAGCATAGGTGGTGGGAGTAGAGGTGAAGAAGGTGAGATGTTGAAGCTGTTGAGGATTGGAATGAGTTGTTGTGAATGGAGTTTGGAGAATAGGTTGGGTTGGAAGGAGGCAGTGGCAAAGATTGAGGAGTTGAAGGAAATGGATCATGTGGGGGTTGGAGGAGGAGTTCAGAGTCAAGACTCTGACTTGTCTCTTTGA
- the LOC25501802 gene encoding glutathione transferase GST 23, with amino-acid sequence MGSQDVKLVGFWVSPFVKRVEWALKLKGVNYEYVEEDIFNKTPLLLELNPVHKKVPVLVHAQKPIAESFIILEYIDETWKQSPLLPQHPYERALARFWADFAEQKLLNAAWIAMCNSGEEQEKALKVAREAIEKIEEEIKGKKFFGGDNIGYLDLALGWISYWLPVFEEVGSMQIIDPLKCSAITAWMTNFLNQPVINDSLPPRDKMLVYFQSRREAFHGLFKI; translated from the exons ATGGGAAGCCAAGATGTGAAGTTGGTAGGCTTTTGGGTGAGTCCATTTGTTAAGAGGGTTGAGTGGGCCTTGAAGCTCAAGGGTGTAAATTATGAGTATGTAGAAGAAGATATCTTCAACAAAACTCCTCTCCTTTTGGAATTGAACCCGGTTCACAAGAAGGTTCCGGTTCTTGTTCATGCTCAGAAACCAATTGCAGAGTCATTCATTATCCTTGAGTACATTGATGAAACATGGAAGCAATCTCCACTTTTGCCTCAACATCCATATGAAAGAGCTCTTGCTCGTTTTTGGGCTGATTTTGCTGAACAAAAG CTTTTGAATGCAGCATGGATAGCAATGTGTAACAGTGGAGAAGAACAGGAAAAGGCTTTGAAGGTAGCTAGAGAAGCAATAGAGAAGATAGAAGAGGAGATAAAGGGGAAGAAATTCTTTGGAGGGGACAATATTGGGTACCTTGATCTTGCTCTTGGATGGATTTCTTACTGGCTTCCTGTGTTTGAGGAAGTTGGGTCTATGCAGATAATAGACCCATTGAAATGTTCAGCCATCACTGCATGGATGACCAATTTTCTAAACCAGCCTGTGATCAACGACAGCTTGCCCCCAAGAGACAAGATGCTTGTTTACTTCCAATCTCGCAGAGAGGCATTTCATGGCTTGTTCAAGATTTAG
- the LOC11415903 gene encoding ER lumen protein-retaining receptor A: protein MNIFRLAGDMTHLLSILVLLLKIYATKSCSGVSRKTQELYAIVFLARYLDLFTDFISVYNTFMKIVFIASSLAIVWCIRVHPMVKRSYDKDLDTFRHYLLVAASFLLALFLHEKFTFLEIFWAFSIYLEAVAILPQLVLLQRSGNVDNLTGQYVFFLGAYRGLYILNWIYRYLTEPRFTRWIACVSGVVQTALYADFFYYYFISWKNNSKLKLPA from the exons ATGAACATCTTCAGACTCGCCGGTGACATGACTCATCTCCTCAGCATTCTCGTTCTCCTCCTCAAAATCTACGCTACCAAATCATGTTCAG GTGTTTCTCGTAAGACTCAAGAACTATACGCGATTGTGTTCTTAGCACGTTATTTGGATCTGTTCACGGATTTCATTTCCGTTTATAATACGTTTATGAAGATAGTCTTCATTGCTAGTTCGTTGGCTATTGTTTGGTGCATCCGTGTTCATCCTATGGTTAAGAGAAGCTATGATAAAGACCTTGATACTTTTCGTCATTATCTTCTTGTTGCTGCTAGCTTTCTTTTGGCACTCTTCTTGCACGAGAAATTCACCTTCCTTGAG ATCTTCTGGGCATTTTCAATATACTTGGAGGCAGTTGCAATACTGCCCCAGCTGGTTTTGTTGCAACGAAGTGGAAATGTTGACAATTTGACTGGGCAATATGTATTCTTTCTTGG TGCTTATCGTGGATTATACATTCTCAATTGGATATACCGCTATCTGACTGAGCCACGTTTCACTCGATGGATAG CCTGTGTCTCAGGTGTTGTTCAGACAGCTCTGTATGCTGATTTCTTCTACTATTACTTCATCAG TTGGAAGAACAATTCAAAACTAAAGCTGCCTGCTTGA